Within the [Enterobacter] lignolyticus SCF1 genome, the region GGGGGCGATGGCGGTTACCCACATGGCCAGCGCGTTGATGCGCAGCCGCCGCGGGGAGGTTATCGAACCTCTTGATGGCGATCTCCTGCAGGAGATAAGGCTATCCAGCATCTGGTCTCAGGTACACCAGGCACATTGCGCCCTGCTACAGGAGTTTGCGGTCACCGTACATGAAAATGAAGAAGGATATCTGCTGGCAAACCTGTACGGGTTGTGGATGGCGGATTAACTCGCTGACGTTGACGTTTTTAGGTTAAATATTCAAAAAAATGAATATTTGTCTGGTAAATGGATATGGGGCAATACGATGTTTGTTGAAGCATTAAAGCGCCAGAACCCTGCACTCATCAGCGCCGCGCATCGGCTATGGCAGCAGGGCAAAATCGCACCGGATAGCTGGGTCATCGACGTCGATCAGGTACTGGAAAATGGTCGATTGCTGGTTGATGTCGCACGACGACACGGCATTACGCTGTACCTGATGACCAAGCAGCTGGGGCGGAACCCCTGGCTTGCGCAGAGGCTTCTGGAGCTTGGCTATCAGGGCATTGTCGCAGTGGATTACAAGGAAAGCCGGGTAATGCGTCGCGCCGGTCTGAAAGTGGCTCATCAGGGACATCTGGTGCAAATCCCGTCGGCGCAGGTCGAGGCGGCCGTTCGGGAGGGGACGGAGGTGATTACGTTGTTCTCGCTGGAAAAAGCCCATGAAGTTTCCCGTGCGGCGGTACGGGCGGGAGTGACGCAGTCCGTGATGCTGAAGGTCTACGGCGAGCAGGATTTCCTCTACCCGGGACAAGAGAGCGGATTTGCGTTGTCTGACCTGGCCGCCGCCGTAGAGGCGCTGCAGGTAATGCCTGGAATTCAGCTGGTCGGTCTGACGCATTTCCCCTGTCTGCTTTGGGACGATGCGCTAGGGGAAATTATGCCGACGCCCAATTTGCACTCGCTGGTGAGCGCGCGCGATACGCTGCTGGCGCAGGGGGTAGCGTTAGCACAGTTAAATGCGCCATCGGCGACCAGCTGCACATCGTTACCTTTGCTTGCTGGTTACGGCGTGACCCACTCTGAACCCGGACATGCGCTGACGGGGACGATTCCGGCCAACCAGAGAGGCGATCAGCCCGAGCATATCGCCATGCTTTGGCTGAGTGAGATCTCGCATCACTTTCGCGGTCGCAGCTACTGCTACGGCGGCGGCTATTATCGCCGCGGGCATGCCAGAAACGCGCTGGTGTTTACGCCGGGAAGCGACAGCGCCTGCGATGCGCGCCTGGGAACAATCGACGACAGCAGTATCGATTACTACCTGCCGCTTGAGGGCAACTATCCGGTGGGGAGCGCTGTCCTTTTTTGTTTTCGCACGCAGATATTTGTGACCCGCAGCGATGTGGTGCTGGTTTGTGGGGTACAGCAGGGGGAGCCCTGTATCGCGGCGCGTTATGACAGTCTCGGCAATAGTCTGGAGGCGTAATGGCGCGATTCGTGGTGGTGGTGATAGACAGCTTTGGCGTTGGCGCAATGGCGGACGTACCGCAGGTTCGCCCCCAGGATATCGGCGCAAATACCTGCGGACATATTCTGGAGGCCTTTCCCGCGCTGAGTCTACCGACGCTGGAGAAACTGGGGCTGATAAATGCGCTCGGCTATACGCCTGGCATGATGCAACCATCTCCTGACGCCGTCTGGGGTGTCGCCGAGCTACAGCATGAGGGGGGCGATACGTTCATGGGGCATCAGGAGATTCTCGGTACCCGACCGCGTACGCCGCTGCGTATGCCCTTTAGCGCGGTCATCGATAAGGTTGAGTCGGCGCTCCGTATAGCGGGTTGGCACACGGAACGGCAAGGTGAGGGGTTGTCGTGGCTGCTGGTGGATGGCGCCGTGGCGGTGGGGGATAACCTCGAGGCCGATCTGGGGCAGGTCTACAACATTACCGGCAATCTCAGTGAGAAAAGCTTTGACGAGGTGAAAGCCATCGGCCGCGTGGTGCGTGAGCAGGTCGAGGTTGGTCGCGTTATCGCTTTTGGCGGGAAGCTTGCCAGCACGCGGCAAATTTTCGCTGCCGTTGAGGAAAAAGAGCAGCGTTATGTTGGTATCAATGCGCCGCGTTCGGGGGTGTACCAGCACGGCTTTCAGGTAGTGCATATGGGGTATGGCGTAGACGAGACGGTGCAGGTTCCGGCCCGTCTTCATGACGGTGGCGTTACGACCGTGCTGGTTGGCAAAGTGGCAGATATCGTCAGTAACCCGCATGGCGAAAGCTGGCAGAACATAGTGGATAGTCAGCGCATTATGGACATCACCCGCCAGGCCTTTACGGCCAGGGAAACGGTTTTTATCTGTACCAATATTCAGGAAACCGACCTCGCCGGGCATGCGCAGGATACCGCACGCTATGCCGACAGGCTACGGCTGGTCGACCGTGAACTGGCTCTGCTCATTGATGAGATGACGCCCGACGATTGTCTGATAGTGATGGCTGACCACGGTAATGATCCTACTATCGGGCACAGCAAACACACCCGCGAAAACGTTCCTCTGCTTATCTGGCGGCCGGGACAGGCCCCGGCCAGGCTTGGCTTGCGCGCCACGTTGTCTGATGTCGGCGCTACCGTCTGCGCGTTTTTTGGCGCCGAGGCGCCCGAGAACGGTCGCTCTTTTCTTCCGCTCATCATGTCCGCGAGGAATTCGAAAGATGATTGATCCCTCTGGCTACACCTATGCTCACGAGCACCTGCATATTGATTTATCGGGCTTTAAGGGCGACATCGATTGCCGCCTGGATCAGTACGCGTTCATTTGCGACGAAATGCACACTCTGGTACAGCGTGGAGTGCGCAATATCGTTGAAATGACCAACCGCTATATGGGGCGTAATCCACAGTTTTTACTGGATTTAATGCATGATACCGGCATCAACGTGATTGCCTGCACCGGATATTATCAGCACGCATTCTTTCCTGAGCATGTTGCAGAGCGCTCTGTCCGGCAGTTGGCGCAGGAGATGATCGATGAGATAGAAATCGGCATCGACGACACCGGGCTGAAAGCGGGCGTTATTGCTGAAATCGGCTCCAGCAAAGGTGTAATCACCGGGCTTGAGGAGAAGGTGTTTTATGCCGCTGCCGTAGCGCACAACGAAACCGGACGTCCCGTCTCAACCCATACCTCTTTCAGCACGATGGGACTTGAACAGATTGCGCTGCTGAAAAAATACAGCGTAGATCTCTCACAGGTCGTGATCGGTCATTGTGACCTGAAAGACAACCTCGACAACATTCTGCGCATGATTGATTCCGGCGCTTATGTGCAGTTCGACACTATCGGTAAAAACAACTACTACCCCGACGAAAAACGCATCCAGATGCTGAGTGCCTTGCGCGAGCGCGGGCTGTTGGGGCACGTAATGCTGTCGATGGACGTGACGCGCCGTTCTCACCTGAAGGCCAATGGCGGTAATGGTTACGACTATCTGCTGACAACCTTTGTACCGCAGCTTCATCAGGCCGGGTTTAGCCAGGCTGACGTGGATCTGATGCTGCGCGATAACCCTGCTCGTTTTTTCCGGTAAGGATAACAAGATGAAAAAAATTGGTGTTGCTGGCTTACAGCGTGAACAGATTAAGAAAACCATCGAAACCACGGCGCCTGGCTGCTTTGAGGTGTTTATTTACAACGATATGGAAGCGGCGATGAAGGTGAAATCCGGCCAACTGGATTACTACATCGGCGCTTGTAACACCGGTGCTGGCGCGGCCTTGTCGATTGCCATTGCAGTGATTGGTTTTAACAAAAGCTGCACCATTGCCAAACCGGGTATTAAGGCGAAAGACGAACATATCGCCAAAATGATCGCGGAAGGGAAAGTGGCGTTTGGCCTCTCTGTTGAGCATGTCGAACATGCGATACCTCTGCTTATCAACCACTTAAAATAAAAAGGCTCACGTATGGCGTTCTATATACAACTTATTGTGGTCGCCTGTCTGACCGGAATGACGTCGCTGCTGGCACACCGCTCCGCCGCCGTTTTTCACGACGGTATACGACCCATTTTGCCGCAGCTGATTGAGGGTTATATGAACCGTCGCGAGGCGGGGAGCATCGCCTTTGGCTTGAGTATTGGCTTTGTCGCGTCGGTTGGGATCTCGTTTACCCTGAAGACGGGGCTACTCAATGCGTGGCTGCTGTTTTTACCGACGGATATTCTGGGCGTGCTGGCCGCCAATAGTATTCTGGCGTTTGGCATGGGGGCGGTGTGGGGCATTCTGATCCTGACCTGCCTGCTGCCGGTGAACCACCTGCTTACCGCGTTGCCTGTCGATGTGCTGGGCTCGTTGGGCGAACTAAGCTCTCCGGTAGTGTCGGCATTTGCGCTGTTTCCGCTGGTGGCGATTTTCTACCAGTTCGGCTGGAAAAGCGGGCTGGTTGCTGCTGTCATCGTACTGATGACCCGCGTAGTGGTGGTGCGTTTCTTCCCACACCTGAGCCCGGAGTCCATTGAGATCTTTGTTGGCATGGTCGTGCTGCTGGGTATTGCCATTACCCGGGATTTACGCCACCGCGGCCAGGGTGAAGAGGATGCCAGCGGTATGTCGGTATTTGAGGAGCGAACCTCACGCATTATTAAAAACTTACCTTATATCGCGATTGTGGGAGCGCTGATTGCTGCTGTCGCCAGCATGAAAATTTTCGCGGGTAGCGAGGTCTCTATCTTTACGCTGGAAAAAGCCTATGCAGCGGGCGTTACGCCGGAGCAGTCCCAGTCACTGATTAACCAGGCGGCGCTGGCGGAATTTATGCGCGGTCTGGGGTTTGTGCCGATGATTGCGACTACCGCGCTGGCGACAGGCGTGTACGCGGTGGCGGGGTTTACTTTCGTTTATGCGGTGGGATATCTGGTGCCAAACCCGCTGCTGGCGGCCGTGCTGGGTGCGCTGGTGATTTCTGCCGAGGTGCTGCTGCTGCGCTCTATCGGCAAATGGCTGGGGCGCTATCCGTCGGTACGCAACGCCTCGGACAACATTCGTAACGCCATGAATATGCTGATGGAACTGGCGCTGCTGGTGGGTTCCATCTTCGCGGCGATTAAAATGGCAGGCTATACCGGTTTCTCTATCGCGGCGGCGCTGTATTTCTTCAACGAAGCGCTGGGACGTCCGGTACAAAAAATGGCGGCTCCGGTGGTGGCGGTGTTGATCACCGGCATTGTACTGAACCTGCTGTACTGGCTTGGTTTATTTATTCCGGCATAAGGTTTAGATAACGCGATGAAAACGTATCCGTTACAGAGCATGACGCTGGTGGAAGCGCAGCATAAGCAGTTCGCGCTGGTGGACGCGATTTGCCGACATTTCCCTGGCGCTGATTTTCTTGGCGGCGGCGACCTGGGGCTGGTGCCCGGTCTGAACCAGCCCCGTACAACGCAGCGGGTGGAGGCTGTGTTGGCAGAGGTCTTTCATGCCGGGGCGGCGGTTCTGGTGCAGGGCGCCGGGACCGGCGCGATTCGGGCCGGACTGGCGGCGCTGACAGGCCCAGGGACGCGATTATTGATTCATGATGCGCCCGTTTATCCGACGACGGCGGTCATCATCGAGCAAATGGGGCTGACGCTGACGCCCGTCGATTTTAATGACCCGGCCTCACTTGCCAGCGCCATTGAGGAGCAGCGACCAAATGCCGCGCTGGTGCAGCATACCCGTCAGCGTCCGGAGGACAAGTATCGGCTGGATGCGGTGCTGGGACTGCTCCATACGGCCGGTATTCCCACGCTGACCGACGATAACTATGCGGTGATGAAGACGCCGTCTATCGGCTGTGAATATGGCGCCACGCTGTCTACCTTTTCCAGTTTTAAGCTGTTCGGCCCCGAGGGCGTTGGCGTAGTCGTGGGTGATACGGAGGCCATTGCCCGCATCCGCGCCACGATGTACTCCGGAGGTAGTCAGATTCAGGGGGCGCAGGCGCTGGAGGTACTGCGCGGGCTGGCGTTTGCGCCGGTAATGCACGCGGTGCAGGCGGGCGTTACCGAGCGCCTGCAGATCATGCTGAACAACGGCGCTGTTCCTGAGGTGAAGCAGGCGGTGGTGGCTAATGCGCAGTCAAAGGTACTGCTGGTGGAGTTTCATCGGCCAATCGCTATGCAGGTGCTGGAGCACGCGCAGCGCCTGGGGGCGCTGCCGTATCCGGTGGGGGCGGAGTCAAAATATGAGATCCCGCCATTGTTCTATCGGCTGTCCGGAACCTTTCGCGAAGCGAATCCCGGGATAGAACGCTACGCAATCCGCATTAACCCTAATCGCAGCGGAGAAGAGACCGTACTGCGGATTTTACAGCAGAGCTGCGCAGCCTCTGGCGGTTAATGGTGTGAAAACCAGTTCAGCTTCTCGCGCAGGGCTACGACGCGCCCGACGATGATAAGCGAGGGGCTGACGACCTGGCCTGCCAGTTCGTTCAGGTCGGCCAGCGTCCCGTCGACCACGCGCTGCTGGACGGCGGTGCCGTTTTCAACCAGCGCGACGGGCATTTCTTTCGGCATACCGTGCTCGATCAGCTTCTGCTGGATAGTGGCGGCCTGGTTAAGCCCCATGTAAAACACCAGCGTCTGTTTCTCTGCCGTCAGATTTTGCCAGTCCAGCTCTGCGCCGGTTTTCAGGTGTCCGGTAACCAGGCGCACGCTCTGGGTATAATCGCGATGGGTCAGCGGAATGCCGGCGTACGCTGAGCAGCCTGAGGCGGCGGTAATGCCCGGCACCACGGAGAACGGAATGCCCGCGCTGCACAACGTTTCCAGCTCTTCGCCGCCGCGGCCGAAAATAAACGGGTCGCCGCCCTTCAGGCGCACCACGCGTTTTCCCTTTTGCGCTTCGCGCAGCAGGATCTGGTTGATCTCTTCCTGGGGAACGCAGTGGTAGCCCGCGCGCTTGCCGACGAATATGCGGTCGGCATCGCGGCGAACCAGATTCATGATCTCATCGGAGACCAGGCGGTCATAGACGACGATATCCGCCTGTTGGATCTGCTGCAGGCCCTTGAGGGTTAACAGTCCGGCATCGCCGGGACCGGCGCCGACCAGCACCACTTCACCGCGATGCTCCAGCGGCTCGCGAAGCAGCGTTTCGGTCGTGTCCTCAATCGCTTTAAGGTCCTGATTCGCCAGCGACTGCGCCAGCCTGTCGTTAACAAACAGCTTTTCCCAGAAGCGGCGGCGCTCGCCGACGGTGGCAAACTGCCGCTTTACGCGGGCGCGCAGCGCTCCTGCGTAATGCGCCACCTGCCCGAGGTGCTGAGGGAGCAGAGATTCCAGCTTTTCCCGCAGCAGGCGCGCCAGCACCGGCGATGTGCCGCCTGACGAGACGGCGACCATCAGCGGCGAGCGATCGATAATCGACGGCATAATGAAGCTTGCCTGCTTCGGCGCGTCCACAACGTTGCAGAAAATACGGCGAGATTCGGCGGCCGCGCTGACGCGCGCGTTGACGGTGTCGCTGTCGGTGGCGGCGATCGCCAGCCAGCTGGCGTCCAGCAGCGCTGCATTAAACTCACCTTCGACCAGCGTCAGCATGTCGGCGTCGGCCCAGACGCGAAACTGAGGGACGAAATCGAGGGCGTTAACCGTCAGCTTCGCGCCGGCATCCAGCAGCAGACGCGCTTTCCGTTCGGCAACATCGCCGCCGCCAACCAGCAGGCAGTCGCGGCCGCGCAGCTGGCAAAAGATGGGTAAATGATCCATAGGAATCTCGCACAAGGAGTAAAGACCCGGCGACAGGGGCCGCCGGGCTACGCTATCAGGCTTTCAATTGTACCTGACCGTCCTTCACGCGCGCGTCGAAATGTGCAACGGAGCGGCTTTCATCTTCCATGCACAGGCCGTCACGCAGACGGAAACGCTGTTTTTTCAACGGGCTGGCGACCCACAGCTCACCATTGTGTTCTGCGATAAGGCCGCGGGAGAGCACGCTTGCGTCGAAGAACGGGTCTATGTTGCTGATGGCGAAGACCTGTTCATCATGATGTGGACGGAAAATCGCGACCTGCGCATTGCCCAGCAGCGCGCACACGCCGGTCGCTGGCAGAATATCGTCGATGTTGCAGATGTTTACCCACTGGCTCATGCGTTTTCCTCCACCAGCGTGACCGGAATACGCTCGTACGGCGTGGCCGGACGGTGCTGCTCGCGTTCAGGGACAATCTGAACGTTCGGATCGCGCTGGGTGCTGTTGATAAAGTGTTTGAAACGGCCCTGAGCGGCAGGGTTGTTGACGGTTTCGGTCCACTCGCAGGCGAAAGCCTCGCGCAGGCGCGCCAGCTCTTCTTCGAGGTGGGCGTTCAGGCCGAGCTTATCGTCGATGATGACGCTCTTAAGGTAATCAATACCGCCTTCCATGTTGTCCAGCCACGGCGCGGTACGGGTCAGCTTATCGGCGGTGCGGATATAGAACATCATAAAGCGGTCGAGGTATTTGATCAGCGTCTCGCGATCGAGGTCCGCCGCCAGCAGGTCGGCGTGGCGCGGCTTCATGCCGCCGTTGCCGCAGACGTACAGGTTCCAGCCCTTTTCGGTGGCGATAATCCCGACGTCTTTGCCCTGGGCTTCCGCACATTCGCGGGTACAGCCGGACACGCCGAACTTCATTTTGTGCGGGGTGCGAATCCCTTTGTAGCGGTTTTCCAGCTCGACGCCGAAGCCGACGCTGTCGCCCACGCCGTAACGGCACCAGGTGCTGCCGACGCAGGTTTTCGCCATGCGCAGCGCTTTAGCGTAGGCGTGACCGGTTTCGAAGCCCGCCTCAATCAGCTGGCGCCAGATTTCCGGCAGATCGTCTTTTTGCGCGCCGAACAGGCCGATGCGCTGGGAGCCGGTAATTTTGGTATACAGGTTAAATTCGCGCGCGATACGACCGACGGCCAGCAGCCCTTCAGGGGTAATCTCGCCGCCCGCAGAGCGAGGGATAACCGAGTAGGTGCCGTCTTTCTGGATATTGGCCAGGAAGTTATCGTTGGTGTCCTGCAGCGGCGTGTGCTGAGGCTTGAGCACATACTCGTTCCAGCAGGATGCCAGCAGCGAACCGACGACAGGTTTACACACTTCGCAGCCGTAGCCTTTACCGTATTTCGCCAGCAGCTCGTCGAAGGATTTGATCCCTTCCACGCGAATCAGGTGATACAGCTCCTGGCGCGAGAAGGCAAAGTGTTCGCAGAGGTTGTTGTTGACTTCGATGCCCTGTCTGGCGAGCTCGGCGTTCAGCACCTGCGTGACCAGCGGGATACAGCCGCCGCAGCCGGTACCGGCTTTGGTTGCGGCCTTCAGCGCGGCTACGGTATGGCAGCCTTTGTTGATGGCGGCGACAAGCGCGCCTTTGGTGACGTCGAAGCAGGAGCAAATCTGCGCGCTGTCCGGCAGTTTATCAACGCCGATAGCCGGTTTGCCGTGGCTGGCGTGCGCCGGGAGAATCAGCGAGTCCGGGTTTTCCGGCAGTTCGATGGCGTTCAGCACCAGCTGCAGCAGGTTGCCGTAGTCGCTGGTATCGCCGACCAGCACCGCCCCGAGCAGCGTTTTGTTGTCCTGGCTTACGATGAGGCGCTTGTAAACTTCTTTGCTTTCGTCGAGGTAAACGTAGCTGCGGGCGCCCGGCGTACGGCCATGGGCATCGCCGATGCCGCCAACGTCGACGCCCAGCAGTTTGAGCTTGGCGCTCAGGTCGGCGCCCTCAAAGGTATTTTCCGTCCCAAGGATATGGTCAACGGCGACCTGCGCCATCTTGTAACCGGGCGCGACCAGGCCGTAAACACGACGGTTCCAGCTCGCGCATTCGCCGATGGCGTAAATATCCGGATCGGAGGTCTGGCAGGTATCGTTAATCATGATCCCGCCGCGTTCGGCGACCGTCAGACCACACTGGGTGGCCAGCTTATCGCGCGGGCGAATGCCGGTGGAGAATACGATGAAGTCGATTTCAAGGTGGCTGCCGTCGGCAAAGCGCATGGTTTTACGCGCGTTGCTGCCTTCCTGAACGATCTCTTTGGTGTTCTTGTTGGTGTGAACCTTCACGCCCATGCTTTCAATTTTGCGCTTCAGCTGCTCGCCGCCCATCCGATCGAGCTGTTCCGCCATCAGCATGGGGGCGAATTCGATCACATGGGTTTCCACGCCGAGGTTTTTCAGCGCGCCGGCCGCTTCGAGGCCCAGCAGGCCGCCGCCGACGACGGCGCCGCGCTTGCTGCGGCGAGCGCAGGATTCGATGGCGTTGAGGTCTTCAATGGTGCGATAAACAAAGCAATCCTGCGTCTCCGCGCCCTTGATCGGCGGGATCCACGGGTAAGAGCCGGTCGCCATGATCAGCTTGTCGTAAAACACGGAACGGCCCGCGCTGGAGTGGATCACTTTTTCCTGACGGTTGATAGTGATCGCCCGTTCGCCGACCAGTACCTTGATGCCGTGCTTCTCGTAGAAGCCCTCGCGTACCAGCGACAGCTCTTCCGCCGTGTGGTGAGAGAAGTAGGAGGAGAGGTGGACGCGGTCGTAGGCGATACGCGGCTCTTCACAGAAAACGGTAATATCGAACTGGTCCGCCGGTGCTTTATCGAGAAGATCCTCAATAAAGCGGTGGCCGACCATGCCGTTACCGATAATAGCGAGTCTGACTTTGCTCATTTTTGCCTCGATTTCTTTTCTATTACCGCCTACCTTAACGATTCAGCTTGCGCGCTTATTGATGCAAATCAAATACGGCTTTACCTACCACTTAATGGGTATGCGATTGATTTGTCAGGAAATTTATAAGTGACGGAATTCGCTGGCTTTTCACGCCTGTCGGATTTATGTACAAAAAGCAGGGGTTTTGACGTAAAAAATAGGCAGAGCGTTCAACATGCAGTACGGGGAGATGAGGATGAGCACGACACCGTTGTGGCTGATTGAGAATGTGCGTTTGGCTGGGCGTGACGGACTATGGCAGCTGGGCATTGAGGGCGGCCGCTTTCGGTCGATTACTCCGATGGGGGAAAGCCGGCATGAGAGTTTAGAGGTACTTAACGCGCGCGGCGGTCTGGCCGTCGCGCCGTTTATTGAGCCGCATATTCACCTGGATACGACCCAGACCGCCGGGGAGCCGCGCTGGAACGAATCCGGCACGCTGTTTGAAGGTATCGAATGCTGGGCGGAGCGCAAGGCGCTGCTGAGCCACGAGGACGTGAAGGCCCGGGCCTGGAAGACGCTGAAGTGGCAAATCGCCAACGGTATTCAGTTCGTCCGCACGCATGTGGATGTTTCCGACCCGACGCTCACGGCGCTGAAGGCGATGCTGGAAGTAAAGCAGGAGGTGGCGCCCTGGGTGACGTTACAGATAGTCGCTTTCCCGCAGGAGGGGATTCTCTCTTACCCCGGCGGCGCTGGGCTGCTGGAAAAGGCGTTACAGCTGGGGGCGGACGTGGTCGGCGCAATCCCTCACTTCGAGTTTACCCGCGAGTATGGCGTGGAGTCGTTGCATATCGCCTTTGCGCTGGCGAAGAAGTATGACCGCCCGCTGGACATCCACTGCGATGAAATCGATGACGAACAGTCGCGGTTTGTGGAGACGGTTGCGGCTCTGGCGCTGAAGGAGGGAATCGGCGCGCGGGTGACGGCGAGCCACACCACGGCGATGCACTCCTACAACGGTGCCTATACGTCGCGGCTGTTTCGCCTGCTGAAGATGTCCGGTATCAACTTTGTGGCGAACCCGCTGGTGAATATCCATCTGCAGGGGCGGTTCGACGATTATCCGAAACGCCGCGGCATTACCCGGGTAAAGGAGCTGCTCGACGCGGGAATCAACGTCTGCTTCGGCCATGACGATGTCTTTGACCCATGGTACCCGCTGGGTACCGGCAACATGCTGCAGGTGCTGCACATGGGGCTGCACGTTTGCCAGATGATGGGATACCCGCAAATCAACGACAGCCTGAAGCTGATTACCGACAACAGCGCGCGCGCCTTTGGCCTGACGGAGTACGGTATCGCCGAGGGGAATCCGGCGAATCTGGTGATTTTGCCTGCGGAAAACGGCTTTGAGGCGGTGCGCTGCCAGGTGCCGGTGCGCTGGTCGATTCGCCAGGGGCGGGTGATTGCCAGCACCCAGCTGGCGCAAACCTGGATCCAGATGGATAACGGCGGCGAAGAGATGTTTTTTACCCGAAACAGCCCCTTCACCGACAGCAAAGGGGCGTAAGCAAGGCGCTTAGTGGGCGGACGTCGCCGCGTTGTGCTGGCGGTGACGGGTAACAAAACCGAGCGCGAAACACATGATAAACACCACAGCATACAGGCCGTTTGCGGTCATCAGCGCGGCCTGCGGGCCGCTATGCGCCACGATAGGGCCGGTGACCACGAAGGTCAGCATGGTGCCGATGGTGCCGCAGGTGAGCACAAAGTTAACCAGCTTCGGCGAAGCGACTTTCGTCTGCAGAGAGCCGAGCGTGATGATGGAGGTGTAGATAGCGCTGGAGAAAAAGCCCAGCGTCAGGATAAACCACGGCATATTTTCCGGGCTGGCGTGGATGAACAGATACATCAGCACCGCCGCCATACCTGCCAGAACGGTCAGGATGCGCTGCAGATCGAAGAAGCGCAGGATAAAGCTGAACGCCCACATGCCGAACATATACGACATCCAGAAATCGCTGACCAGCTTACCGGCGTCGTTCAGGCTCATGCCGAGGCCTTTCGCATATTCCGGCACCCAGGAGATAAAGCCCAGCTGGCCGAGGATGTAACAGAGCGCGGCAATAGACAGGAACAGCACGCCGACGCCCCATTTCTCTTTCGCTACCGGCTGGTCGGCTTCCGGCTTCGCCTGTTTGCCCAGCACCGGGAACTCACAGCCCAGGGTCAGCACAAAAATCG harbors:
- the nirB gene encoding nitrite reductase large subunit NirB; the encoded protein is MSKVRLAIIGNGMVGHRFIEDLLDKAPADQFDITVFCEEPRIAYDRVHLSSYFSHHTAEELSLVREGFYEKHGIKVLVGERAITINRQEKVIHSSAGRSVFYDKLIMATGSYPWIPPIKGAETQDCFVYRTIEDLNAIESCARRSKRGAVVGGGLLGLEAAGALKNLGVETHVIEFAPMLMAEQLDRMGGEQLKRKIESMGVKVHTNKNTKEIVQEGSNARKTMRFADGSHLEIDFIVFSTGIRPRDKLATQCGLTVAERGGIMINDTCQTSDPDIYAIGECASWNRRVYGLVAPGYKMAQVAVDHILGTENTFEGADLSAKLKLLGVDVGGIGDAHGRTPGARSYVYLDESKEVYKRLIVSQDNKTLLGAVLVGDTSDYGNLLQLVLNAIELPENPDSLILPAHASHGKPAIGVDKLPDSAQICSCFDVTKGALVAAINKGCHTVAALKAATKAGTGCGGCIPLVTQVLNAELARQGIEVNNNLCEHFAFSRQELYHLIRVEGIKSFDELLAKYGKGYGCEVCKPVVGSLLASCWNEYVLKPQHTPLQDTNDNFLANIQKDGTYSVIPRSAGGEITPEGLLAVGRIAREFNLYTKITGSQRIGLFGAQKDDLPEIWRQLIEAGFETGHAYAKALRMAKTCVGSTWCRYGVGDSVGFGVELENRYKGIRTPHKMKFGVSGCTRECAEAQGKDVGIIATEKGWNLYVCGNGGMKPRHADLLAADLDRETLIKYLDRFMMFYIRTADKLTRTAPWLDNMEGGIDYLKSVIIDDKLGLNAHLEEELARLREAFACEWTETVNNPAAQGRFKHFINSTQRDPNVQIVPEREQHRPATPYERIPVTLVEENA
- a CDS encoding cytosine deaminase, whose product is MSTTPLWLIENVRLAGRDGLWQLGIEGGRFRSITPMGESRHESLEVLNARGGLAVAPFIEPHIHLDTTQTAGEPRWNESGTLFEGIECWAERKALLSHEDVKARAWKTLKWQIANGIQFVRTHVDVSDPTLTALKAMLEVKQEVAPWVTLQIVAFPQEGILSYPGGAGLLEKALQLGADVVGAIPHFEFTREYGVESLHIAFALAKKYDRPLDIHCDEIDDEQSRFVETVAALALKEGIGARVTASHTTAMHSYNGAYTSRLFRLLKMSGINFVANPLVNIHLQGRFDDYPKRRGITRVKELLDAGINVCFGHDDVFDPWYPLGTGNMLQVLHMGLHVCQMMGYPQINDSLKLITDNSARAFGLTEYGIAEGNPANLVILPAENGFEAVRCQVPVRWSIRQGRVIASTQLAQTWIQMDNGGEEMFFTRNSPFTDSKGA
- the tsgA gene encoding MFS transporter TsgA, with protein sequence MTNSNRIKLTWISFFSYALTGALVIVTGMVMGNIADYFHLPVSSMSNTFTFLNAGILISIFLNAWLMEIVPLKTQLRFGFLLMVLAVLGLMFGQSLTLFSLSMFVLGLVSGITMSIGTFLITHMYEGRQRGARLLFTDSFFSMAGMIFPMVAAWLLARTIEWYWVYACIGLVYVAIFVLTLGCEFPVLGKQAKPEADQPVAKEKWGVGVLFLSIAALCYILGQLGFISWVPEYAKGLGMSLNDAGKLVSDFWMSYMFGMWAFSFILRFFDLQRILTVLAGMAAVLMYLFIHASPENMPWFILTLGFFSSAIYTSIITLGSLQTKVASPKLVNFVLTCGTIGTMLTFVVTGPIVAHSGPQAALMTANGLYAVVFIMCFALGFVTRHRQHNAATSAH